A part of Chitinophagaceae bacterium genomic DNA contains:
- a CDS encoding ABC transporter permease yields the protein MKEEKSTEPVIIPANQNKTDQSYWAIVRRQFNKNRLAVWSLRFLYFILFIALMADFIANEKPLYAKYEGKTYFPVFRSYLVNAGLADWQDEIRNAEWKILEYDRVVWPPVPYRPTNIDFLNSNYVGPFDDQVVPSPHWRHRLGTDELGRDVLSGMIHATRIAMLVGVVSMSIAAFFGIIFGAMAGYFGDSRLQMSRIRLLLNIFFLVIAIFYSFGVRSYILSDALGAGLMAFLGQFLISLFIFMGIMLIPNLLAIPLKKVAVLGKRINIALDIIVMRFIEILTSIPTLLLILAIVALTQPSIIIIMVIIGITGWTGIARFIRGELLRVRSLEYIEAAQALGYSEARIIFKHAIPNSLTPVLIAIAFGVASAILIESTLSFLGIGVPAEVVTWGSLLSDARNVPDAWWLAIFPGFAIFITVTIFNLIGDGLADALDPRLKK from the coding sequence ATGAAAGAAGAAAAATCAACAGAACCGGTAATAATACCGGCAAATCAAAACAAAACCGATCAAAGTTACTGGGCAATTGTCAGAAGACAGTTCAATAAAAACAGATTAGCTGTTTGGTCTTTACGGTTTTTATATTTTATTCTTTTTATTGCTTTAATGGCTGACTTTATAGCAAATGAAAAGCCCCTTTATGCAAAGTATGAAGGCAAAACCTATTTCCCTGTTTTTCGATCTTATTTAGTAAATGCAGGCCTGGCTGACTGGCAGGATGAAATCCGAAATGCTGAATGGAAAATTTTGGAATACGACCGGGTAGTTTGGCCGCCGGTACCATACAGGCCTACGAATATTGATTTTCTAAACAGTAATTATGTTGGTCCGTTTGACGATCAGGTAGTTCCTTCACCCCATTGGCGACATCGATTGGGTACAGATGAGCTTGGGAGGGATGTTCTTTCCGGCATGATACACGCCACCCGAATAGCCATGCTGGTAGGAGTGGTCTCCATGTCTATAGCTGCCTTTTTTGGTATTATTTTCGGAGCAATGGCCGGCTATTTTGGAGATAGTCGGCTTCAAATGTCGCGAATACGGCTTTTATTAAATATCTTTTTCTTAGTCATCGCAATTTTCTACTCCTTTGGTGTAAGAAGCTATATACTAAGTGATGCTCTCGGCGCCGGTCTAATGGCATTTTTGGGTCAGTTTTTAATAAGCTTGTTTATCTTCATGGGTATAATGCTGATTCCAAATCTATTGGCAATACCATTAAAGAAAGTTGCTGTGCTCGGTAAAAGAATAAATATAGCTCTGGATATCATTGTAATGCGATTTATAGAGATTTTAACCTCTATTCCTACATTGCTGTTGATATTAGCTATCGTGGCGCTAACACAACCCAGTATCATTATAATAATGGTAATTATTGGGATTACCGGATGGACAGGAATCGCCCGATTTATCAGAGGTGAATTGCTTAGAGTTAGAAGTCTGGAGTATATAGAGGCTGCTCAGGCTTTAGGTTATTCCGAAGCCAGAATTATTTTTAAACATGCGATTCCGAATTCATTGACGCCGGTATTAATTGCAATTGCTTTTGGTGTGGCCAGTGCAATTCTTATTGAATCTACATTATCCTTTTTAGGTATTGGTGTACCGGCAGAAGTTGTCACCTGGGGGTCTTTGCTATCAGATGCCAGAAACGTTCCGGATGCATGGTGGCTTGCAATATTCCCCGGTTTTGCGATTTTTATAACCGTAACTATTTTTAATTTAATTGGGGATGGATTAGCAGACGCTTTAGATCCAAGGTTGAAAAAGTAA
- a CDS encoding ABC transporter permease, with the protein MFNYILKRILIFIPTLFIISLITFALSKMAPGDPIEQMLSAGSEEGLTDRMAGERQYIELTRRFGYDLPNFYFSLTSAAYPDTLYRVYRTHERSTLSRLIDKHGNWEEIQEYYNSIRTLEFALFNVPRVAENFEGIRTIRDQVNRLYRTYDDRRINNSINLILQVQATQPAFGAIESEVLALSENYKNVVENQTHYKKYIPSISFYGVNNQYHRWLFGDKSWLYSLTFRDDSALDFRSKGFFRGDFGISFQDRRPVSSVMFEAIKWTFILNFVSIIIAYIISIPIGVLTAVKKDTAFDRGATAILFILYSLPGFWVATLLVIYFTTNDYGTWTNLFPTHGLGSLPDTAPFFDRFRETAYHLILPIFCITYASFAFISRQMRGGMLGVIRQDFIRTAKAKGLDDKTIIWKHALRNSLIPIITMFASLFPLAISGSVVIETIFSIPGMGQISFLAVLSRNYPIVFTVLMFSAVLTLIGNLVADILYAIVDPRISFTKKG; encoded by the coding sequence ATGTTTAATTATATCCTAAAAAGGATTTTAATATTTATTCCAACTCTTTTCATTATTTCACTTATTACATTTGCTTTAAGCAAAATGGCACCCGGTGACCCAATTGAGCAAATGCTTAGTGCCGGGTCTGAAGAAGGTTTGACAGACAGAATGGCCGGAGAAAGGCAGTATATAGAGTTGACCAGACGTTTTGGGTATGATTTGCCGAACTTTTATTTTTCACTAACAAGTGCCGCTTATCCTGACACCCTTTACAGAGTTTACAGAACACATGAGCGCAGTACGCTCTCCCGACTGATTGACAAGCATGGAAACTGGGAAGAGATACAGGAGTATTATAATTCAATTCGCACTTTGGAGTTTGCGCTTTTTAATGTTCCCAGAGTTGCTGAAAACTTTGAGGGTATCAGAACCATAAGAGATCAGGTAAACAGACTTTATCGTACTTATGATGACAGAAGAATTAATAACAGCATAAACCTCATTTTACAGGTTCAGGCAACCCAACCGGCTTTCGGAGCTATAGAGTCTGAGGTATTGGCTTTAAGTGAAAATTACAAAAATGTAGTAGAGAATCAAACACACTATAAAAAATATATACCAAGCATAAGTTTTTATGGTGTTAACAACCAATATCATCGTTGGCTATTCGGAGATAAATCCTGGTTATATTCTTTAACTTTCAGAGATGACAGTGCTCTGGATTTTCGATCAAAAGGGTTTTTCAGAGGTGATTTCGGTATTTCTTTTCAGGACAGACGACCGGTATCCTCCGTTATGTTCGAAGCTATAAAATGGACGTTTATTTTAAATTTTGTTTCTATAATTATTGCATACATAATCAGTATTCCTATTGGAGTATTGACAGCTGTAAAAAAAGACACAGCATTTGACCGGGGGGCAACCGCCATCTTATTTATTTTGTATTCCCTCCCCGGATTCTGGGTAGCAACTCTATTAGTTATTTACTTTACTACGAATGATTACGGGACATGGACGAACTTATTTCCAACTCATGGTTTAGGTAGTCTGCCCGATACAGCACCTTTCTTTGACAGATTCAGAGAAACTGCCTATCATTTAATATTACCTATTTTTTGTATCACCTATGCTTCATTTGCTTTTATAAGTCGGCAAATGCGGGGAGGCATGTTGGGTGTAATCCGGCAGGACTTTATCAGAACAGCCAAGGCAAAGGGTCTTGACGATAAAACTATTATTTGGAAGCATGCTTTAAGAAACTCTCTGATTCCAATTATTACAATGTTTGCTTCACTATTTCCTTTGGCAATCAGTGGATCAGTTGTTATTGAAACTATTTTCAGTATTCCGGGCATGGGACAGATTAGTTTCCTTGCGGTTTTAAGCAGAAATTATCCGATTGTATTTACTGTTTTAATGTTTTCAGCTGTTTTGACCTTAATAGGAAACTTAGTTGCTGATATACTTTATGCTATCGTTGATCCAAGAATTTCATTTACAAAGAAAGGCTAA
- a CDS encoding ABC transporter substrate-binding protein, producing MNKLRSVKVLGILMIAVAGLIQSCSTGAQRDLSKNEVVIHMLADADMLLPINSTSANSTYIEGNIFQSLLGRDPETLELVGILAVDRPIIEEIDEGEYEGGMRITYEIRPEARWDNGDPITAHDVDFTFKAIKNPRVNNEHLKPYMDFIKEIVIDEENPRLFTLYSDQRYMLAEEFSGYIVLPEYVYDPNGLMRNYSLKQLSDLTELEKIRGDRAIIDFADNFNSERYQREIGYVVGSGPYEFKGWATGQRITLQKKEDWWGDELADRYSWFQANPQRIVYEIINDMTTAVTSLRDQGLDVIAGLRPRDFINLTDDSRFQQNFNLYSPIAYSYVYIGMNMRIPKLEDVRVRKALAHLVDKEQIIEVINYGLAEETIGPIHPTKEYYHDGLRPIDYNVERARELLAEAGWKDLTGDGILNKEIDGDMETLRLEFLYNSGNDIRRNIGLIFKENARRAGVDIDVQVKEWTVFIDLTKSHQFELFCGGWISGPGLDDPKQIWHTESSNNGSNYVGFGTEESDMLIDSIRVELDPEVRNQMYRRFQEIVSEEVPYIFLYTPKNLLAIHSRWDNAEPSILRPGYNETSFKLKPEFTESSMTQ from the coding sequence ATGAACAAGTTAAGAAGTGTTAAAGTTTTAGGAATATTAATGATTGCGGTTGCAGGCTTAATCCAAAGTTGTTCCACCGGAGCACAAAGAGATTTAAGCAAAAATGAAGTGGTTATTCATATGCTTGCAGATGCCGACATGCTATTGCCAATCAATTCAACCAGTGCAAACTCTACTTATATAGAGGGAAATATTTTTCAATCTTTGCTAGGCAGAGACCCCGAAACTCTGGAGTTAGTAGGAATTTTGGCTGTTGACCGCCCAATAATTGAAGAAATTGACGAAGGTGAATATGAAGGTGGCATGAGAATCACTTATGAAATTCGCCCGGAAGCGCGCTGGGATAATGGTGACCCAATCACGGCACACGATGTGGACTTTACTTTTAAAGCCATTAAAAACCCTAGAGTAAATAATGAACACCTTAAGCCTTATATGGATTTTATCAAGGAAATTGTCATAGACGAAGAGAACCCAAGGCTTTTCACTCTTTATTCTGACCAAAGATATATGTTGGCAGAAGAGTTTAGTGGCTACATCGTACTACCGGAATATGTTTACGATCCCAACGGCTTAATGAGAAATTATAGCTTAAAGCAACTTTCTGATCTAACAGAACTTGAAAAGATAAGAGGAGACAGGGCTATCATAGATTTTGCTGATAATTTCAACTCTGAGAGATACCAAAGAGAAATTGGATATGTTGTAGGTTCAGGTCCTTATGAATTTAAAGGTTGGGCAACCGGACAAAGAATTACACTTCAAAAGAAAGAAGACTGGTGGGGAGATGAACTGGCAGATCGTTACAGTTGGTTTCAGGCAAACCCACAAAGAATAGTCTATGAAATTATTAACGATATGACAACCGCCGTTACTTCTTTGAGAGATCAAGGTCTTGATGTGATTGCCGGCTTACGTCCAAGAGATTTTATAAACTTAACAGACGATAGCAGATTTCAGCAAAACTTTAACTTGTATTCTCCTATAGCATACAGCTATGTTTACATTGGTATGAATATGAGAATCCCAAAGCTGGAAGATGTTAGAGTTAGAAAAGCATTAGCTCATTTAGTTGACAAAGAACAGATTATTGAAGTAATTAATTACGGTTTAGCAGAGGAAACCATAGGCCCGATTCACCCGACTAAAGAATATTATCACGATGGATTGAGACCTATAGATTACAATGTAGAAAGAGCTCGTGAGCTTTTGGCAGAAGCAGGTTGGAAAGACCTTACCGGTGACGGTATTTTAAACAAAGAAATTGATGGTGATATGGAAACTCTCCGTCTTGAGTTTTTATACAATTCCGGTAATGATATCCGTAGAAATATTGGTTTGATTTTTAAAGAAAACGCACGCAGAGCCGGAGTAGATATAGATGTACAGGTAAAAGAGTGGACCGTGTTTATTGACTTAACAAAAAGTCATCAGTTTGAATTATTCTGTGGTGGCTGGATTAGTGGCCCGGGACTTGATGACCCTAAGCAAATCTGGCATACTGAATCTTCCAATAACGGCTCAAATTATGTGGGCTTTGGTACAGAGGAGTCAGACATGCTTATTGACAGCATTCGGGTTGAACTGGATCCTGAAGTTAGAAATCAGATGTACAGAAGGTTTCAGGAGATTGTTAGCGAAGAGGTTCCTTACATTTTCCTATATACTCCCAAAAACCTTTTAGCAATTCATAGCAGATGGGACAATGCGGAACCATCCATTTTACGTCCCGGCTACAACGAGACCTCTTTCAAGTTAAAGCCTGAATTTACAGAATCTTCAATGACTCAATAA
- a CDS encoding TIGR01777 family protein translates to MKQKILITGGSGLVGTFLGKMLTDKGYEVGVLSRNPDINAQPKQFQWNPKKAEIDAEALKNVFGVIHLAGAGIADKRWTENRKKEIISSRVETTNFLSDLIKEGKFKPQVFISASGIDYYGDKKDKWINEEEKPPKNSFISDVCISWENAVLKVAEAGVRTAIFRMGIVLAKDGGALEKIDMPIKMGIGAYLGDGKQYYTWIHIEDLARMFLHTLETEKVEGVYNAGSPNPVTNKEMVSIIAKVLDKRHLLAPTPAFVLKIALGEMASILLSSQRASVEKITQTGFEFKYDDAESALKEIYGKS, encoded by the coding sequence ATGAAGCAAAAAATATTAATAACGGGAGGCTCTGGTTTAGTTGGCACTTTTCTCGGTAAAATGCTAACTGACAAGGGTTATGAAGTAGGTGTGTTAAGTAGAAATCCCGACATAAATGCTCAACCAAAACAATTTCAATGGAATCCAAAAAAAGCTGAAATTGATGCTGAGGCTTTGAAAAATGTTTTTGGAGTTATTCATCTTGCCGGAGCCGGTATTGCTGATAAACGCTGGACAGAAAACAGAAAAAAGGAAATTATAAGCAGCAGAGTCGAAACAACGAACTTTTTATCTGACTTAATTAAAGAAGGAAAATTCAAACCTCAGGTGTTTATTTCTGCCTCCGGCATCGATTATTATGGTGATAAAAAAGATAAATGGATAAACGAAGAGGAGAAACCTCCGAAAAACTCTTTCATATCAGATGTTTGTATTAGCTGGGAAAATGCAGTTTTAAAAGTAGCTGAAGCCGGAGTGAGGACTGCAATTTTCAGGATGGGAATTGTTTTGGCAAAAGACGGAGGTGCATTGGAAAAAATAGATATGCCGATTAAAATGGGCATAGGAGCATATCTTGGAGATGGTAAACAATATTACACCTGGATTCATATTGAAGACCTCGCAAGAATGTTTTTACACACATTGGAAACAGAAAAAGTTGAAGGAGTCTATAATGCCGGTTCTCCGAACCCGGTAACGAATAAAGAAATGGTAAGCATTATTGCAAAAGTGCTTGACAAAAGACATCTTTTGGCTCCCACCCCGGCTTTTGTTCTAAAAATTGCTCTGGGAGAAATGGCATCTATATTGTTAAGTAGTCAAAGAGCTTCTGTCGAGAAAATAACACAGACAGGTTTTGAGTTTAAATATGATGATGCAGAATCAGCACTTAAAGAAATATATGGGAAAAGCTAA
- a CDS encoding T9SS C-terminal target domain-containing protein: MMMQNQHLKKYMGKAKRQFCDLFFLTFFISIFPLSLIADDKLKEIERGFDYIVKSELKTTYQTQSFLRQASSNTNLNIHFARLEIALDPNETFLKGSVTKYFIPKENTNTLSIDLHQEMQVDSVKINNQPVGYQHLAHKIEITGSATFPAGITDSVTIWYSGEPPSGGFGSYSREFVDNSPVIWTLSQPFGASNWWPSVNNLANKIDSLDFYISVPEPFKAVSNGLLKEVKPETNGYQTWKWSHRYPIAVYLVAFAVGDYVFFEDTVMLDGKEMPLVHYVYPSSEAGFRTQVDETIALLEFFSDLFGEYPFIDEKYGHVQCGFSGGMEHQTISFMGSYDYQLIAHELAHQWFGNKITCASWSEIWLNEGFATYLAGLAYEFLKPIYRLPYQNFHLQRILSEPDGSVYVYEADNVQRIFNGRLSYSKASFLLHMIRWKIGDEDFFDAIRNYISDPQLAYGFATTDDLKYHFENTSGKSLSLFFENWLYSEGHPQVTLNWHQNESGELTMRFVQKTSHSSVDFFPLKIPVRVFGAGDSIDYVFDTNFPEQVFAENINFSIDSIQLDPDIWLVMEKEVVPDPDIKNNLRANPFRIYPVPANDELNVRFLFSISEPVVMNILDVSGRKVLAHEEQSLILKNTDITLNTDNLSAGVYFLEVISGGESFQKKFVKQ; the protein is encoded by the coding sequence ATGATGATGCAGAATCAGCACTTAAAGAAATATATGGGAAAAGCTAAAAGGCAATTCTGTGACCTGTTTTTTTTGACTTTTTTCATTTCAATTTTTCCGCTGAGTTTAATTGCTGACGATAAACTAAAGGAAATAGAAAGGGGTTTTGATTATATTGTAAAATCGGAGCTTAAAACAACATACCAAACTCAAAGCTTTTTACGACAGGCAAGCTCAAATACGAATTTAAATATTCATTTTGCCCGACTCGAAATCGCCCTTGATCCCAATGAAACGTTTTTGAAAGGCTCTGTCACCAAATATTTTATTCCGAAAGAAAATACAAATACTCTTAGTATTGATTTGCATCAGGAAATGCAAGTCGATTCGGTAAAAATTAATAATCAGCCGGTCGGGTATCAACATTTAGCGCATAAAATAGAAATTACCGGTTCTGCCACTTTTCCGGCAGGTATCACAGATTCAGTAACCATTTGGTATAGTGGTGAACCGCCCTCCGGAGGATTTGGCAGTTATTCCCGGGAGTTTGTAGACAACTCTCCCGTAATCTGGACTTTATCTCAGCCTTTTGGTGCATCTAATTGGTGGCCCAGTGTAAACAATCTTGCTAATAAAATAGATTCCTTAGATTTTTATATAAGTGTTCCGGAACCTTTCAAAGCTGTTTCTAATGGTTTGCTCAAAGAAGTGAAACCGGAAACAAACGGCTATCAAACCTGGAAATGGTCACATAGATACCCAATTGCTGTATATCTGGTTGCTTTTGCAGTAGGTGACTATGTGTTTTTTGAAGATACCGTGATGCTCGATGGAAAAGAGATGCCATTGGTGCATTATGTTTATCCCAGTTCTGAAGCCGGCTTTAGAACTCAGGTTGATGAAACAATAGCCCTTTTAGAGTTTTTCTCCGATTTATTTGGGGAATATCCGTTTATTGATGAAAAATATGGCCACGTGCAATGTGGTTTTTCCGGAGGAATGGAGCACCAAACAATCAGTTTTATGGGTAGTTATGATTATCAGCTGATAGCTCATGAGCTTGCACACCAATGGTTTGGGAATAAAATCACCTGTGCTTCCTGGAGTGAGATATGGCTAAATGAGGGTTTTGCTACCTATCTTGCCGGACTGGCATATGAGTTCTTAAAGCCAATTTATCGCCTCCCGTATCAAAACTTTCATCTTCAAAGAATACTAAGTGAGCCGGACGGGAGTGTATATGTATATGAGGCAGATAATGTTCAGCGGATTTTTAACGGGAGACTCTCCTATTCCAAAGCTTCTTTTTTGCTTCATATGATTCGTTGGAAAATAGGAGACGAGGACTTTTTTGACGCCATCAGAAATTATATTTCCGACCCGCAACTTGCTTATGGTTTTGCAACTACGGATGATTTAAAGTATCATTTTGAAAACACATCCGGTAAAAGTCTTAGCTTATTTTTTGAAAACTGGTTATATTCTGAAGGTCACCCGCAAGTAACTCTTAATTGGCATCAAAATGAATCCGGAGAGCTGACAATGCGTTTTGTACAAAAAACATCACATAGCTCGGTAGATTTTTTTCCTTTAAAAATACCTGTTAGGGTTTTCGGGGCCGGAGATAGTATAGACTATGTTTTTGATACTAATTTTCCGGAACAGGTGTTTGCTGAAAATATTAACTTTTCAATAGACTCTATCCAATTGGATCCGGATATTTGGTTAGTGATGGAAAAAGAAGTCGTTCCCGATCCGGATATAAAAAACAACCTAAGAGCAAATCCATTTCGGATTTATCCGGTGCCGGCAAATGATGAACTGAATGTTCGTTTTTTGTTCTCAATAAGCGAACCGGTGGTTATGAATATTTTAGATGTTAGCGGTCGAAAAGTATTGGCTCATGAGGAGCAAAGTCTGATATTAAAAAATACCGATATTACTTTAAACACCGATAATTTAAGTGCAGGAGTTTACTTTTTAGAGGTAATTTCGGGAGGAGAGAGTTTTCAAAAAAAGTTTGTAAAGCAATAA
- a CDS encoding formiminoglutamase encodes MLKVFLEEFEPGRINGNNDINKLVNRVVFDHDLIENEQFDLYIIAAEDFKQAEGEKNNRFQSNVIRQKLYELVAPWKSVKIADLGNLIDMGEEKNLENLSSILAEVLQKKGTVILLGNAQFFAYAQYLAYVKLQKHVQMVLADEYVKLEDYMERFDNNSYLTKTFISEPNFLFSFSLLGYQSYFLHPKYIDTLEKLSFNTYRLGELRQDFKEAEPIVRDADMLSFNLNSLKSGDALGVNEPTPNGFTGEEACAVCRYAGLSDKLSSISIFEYNKSRDTDAQTAMLAAQMCWYFIEGFYNRKNDYPEKENMDNFIQYMVTNETLDRDIVFWKSKKSGRWWIQHYEEPAEKFSQHKTIPCSYNEYLMACQGEIPEKFFNARKRMGFD; translated from the coding sequence ATGCTAAAAGTCTTTTTAGAAGAATTTGAACCCGGGCGAATTAATGGTAACAATGATATTAACAAACTGGTAAACAGAGTGGTTTTCGACCATGACCTCATAGAAAACGAGCAATTTGACCTTTACATTATTGCAGCAGAGGATTTTAAGCAAGCTGAGGGTGAAAAAAACAATCGCTTTCAGTCAAATGTTATCCGGCAAAAACTCTATGAACTCGTCGCACCATGGAAGTCAGTCAAAATTGCTGATTTGGGAAACCTGATTGATATGGGGGAAGAAAAAAATCTGGAAAACCTTTCTTCTATTTTAGCTGAGGTTTTACAGAAAAAGGGAACGGTTATTTTATTGGGGAATGCTCAATTTTTTGCCTATGCCCAATATCTGGCCTACGTAAAATTGCAGAAACATGTCCAAATGGTATTGGCAGATGAGTATGTAAAGCTCGAAGATTATATGGAGCGCTTTGACAACAACTCTTATCTGACAAAAACTTTTATCTCTGAACCTAACTTTTTATTTAGTTTCTCTCTTTTAGGGTATCAAAGTTATTTTTTACACCCTAAGTATATTGACACTTTAGAAAAGCTTAGTTTTAACACATATCGTCTGGGGGAATTAAGACAAGATTTTAAAGAGGCTGAGCCTATTGTCAGAGATGCCGATATGCTAAGCTTTAATCTCAATAGTTTAAAAAGTGGAGATGCTTTGGGCGTAAATGAGCCTACTCCAAACGGATTTACCGGAGAAGAGGCATGTGCCGTTTGTCGATATGCAGGTCTTAGTGATAAACTCAGTTCCATCAGTATTTTTGAGTATAATAAAAGTAGGGATACCGATGCTCAGACGGCTATGCTTGCAGCTCAAATGTGTTGGTATTTTATAGAAGGTTTTTACAACCGAAAGAATGACTATCCCGAAAAAGAAAATATGGACAACTTCATTCAATATATGGTTACGAATGAAACGCTTGACAGAGATATTGTTTTTTGGAAAAGTAAAAAAAGCGGCCGCTGGTGGATACAACATTATGAAGAGCCGGCAGAAAAATTCTCACAACACAAAACGATACCCTGCTCTTACAATGAATATCTAATGGCTTGTCAGGGTGAAATTCCTGAAAAGTTTTTTAATGCCCGAAAAAGAATGGGCTTTGATTGA
- a CDS encoding alpha/beta hydrolase has protein sequence MMKNIITAVLILSMFSFFSCNKDENDEYGPKDPICDDSRTPIVFIHGLLASGDTYANQFMRFSSNKYCENLMFAFDWNTLNQNADHETKLDLFIDEILDKTGADFVHLVGHSSGGNLSYSYLSDTQRALKVEKYVHIGSGERPGPAGANEEVPTMNIWSPDDKIVSSSNINGAENVVIPGKDHYEIATSFETFEAMFTFFNPDKTLETTGITPATKAAVSGKVVTLGENNPVNGATVSIYALNSNTGERTTEEPLFVINSQSDGKWGPVDLQPGIQHEFKVNTNIAGQRNFHYFRQGFERNNSLVYLRALPESGSILDLVLNDLPEDDNQSLLIVFLANQGLVYGRDNLKIDGYELATEEFADPDENVIALFLYDGNNNAQTDLTSQGLFGNFPFLESIDMYFQTQQKQFIECEFNNEILRVPNLKSESEGVVIVVFE, from the coding sequence ATGATGAAAAATATAATTACAGCCGTTCTCATTTTATCCATGTTTAGTTTCTTTTCCTGTAATAAAGACGAAAATGATGAATATGGACCGAAAGACCCTATTTGTGATGATTCACGCACACCCATAGTTTTTATTCATGGCCTGCTGGCTTCAGGAGATACCTACGCCAATCAATTTATGCGCTTCAGCTCAAATAAATATTGTGAGAATTTGATGTTTGCTTTTGATTGGAACACCTTAAACCAAAATGCCGATCACGAAACGAAACTTGACTTATTTATTGATGAAATATTAGATAAAACAGGTGCAGACTTTGTTCATTTAGTTGGGCATTCATCCGGAGGGAATTTATCTTACAGCTACTTATCCGACACTCAAAGAGCTTTGAAAGTAGAAAAATATGTTCACATAGGAAGCGGGGAAAGACCCGGACCGGCCGGTGCTAATGAAGAAGTTCCTACTATGAATATATGGTCACCGGATGATAAAATTGTTTCAAGCAGTAATATTAACGGTGCAGAAAATGTTGTAATTCCGGGAAAAGACCATTATGAAATAGCCACTTCTTTTGAAACTTTTGAAGCTATGTTCACCTTTTTTAATCCGGATAAAACACTTGAAACAACGGGAATAACTCCGGCTACAAAGGCAGCTGTTTCGGGTAAAGTTGTTACTTTGGGAGAAAATAATCCGGTAAACGGAGCAACTGTTTCCATCTATGCATTAAACAGTAATACAGGAGAAAGAACAACAGAGGAACCTCTTTTTGTTATAAATAGTCAAAGTGACGGTAAGTGGGGTCCGGTGGATTTGCAACCGGGAATTCAACATGAATTTAAAGTCAACACAAACATAGCCGGTCAAAGAAACTTTCATTACTTCAGACAAGGTTTTGAACGCAATAACAGTCTTGTATATTTACGGGCACTCCCGGAATCAGGCTCCATACTTGACTTGGTTTTAAATGATTTGCCGGAAGATGACAATCAAAGCCTACTCATTGTTTTTTTAGCAAATCAGGGGCTTGTATATGGCAGGGACAATTTAAAGATAGACGGCTATGAGCTGGCAACAGAAGAGTTTGCCGATCCTGATGAAAATGTAATCGCCTTGTTTTTATATGATGGTAACAATAATGCTCAAACCGACCTGACTTCTCAGGGACTTTTTGGAAATTTTCCTTTCCTGGAAAGCATCGACATGTATTTTCAAACTCAGCAAAAACAGTTTATTGAGTGTGAGTTCAATAATGAAATACTGAGAGTGCCTAATTTAAAATCAGAATCGGAAGGAGTCGTGATAGTCGTCTTTGAATAA